In one window of Zhongshania aliphaticivorans DNA:
- a CDS encoding ISL3 family transposase gives MSHAGRIIGIPGLEIERVIRRRGIQVWAKPVHRPPCKHCQSKCLRIKATYLRTVKHTRQGNQVMTLHLRVPKYHCQVCRRXFRHSFTGIRPRFRASEAYRLEVFEAHDGGVTQRKLSRTHQISPATVERWYQFHIRQKRSEGDRRFCPRVLGIDEHFFTRKKGYATTFTDLKHHKVFDVKLGRSEPSLRRYLKGLEGRDRVQVMVMDLSETYRSIARRYFPNATIVADRFHVVRLINQHFLKVWQQHDPEGRKNRGLISLMRRHQWNLSDEQHANLMNYLATYPVLQALYVAKQRLIRFVLLKTLXRKRAKAKLPAFMALIEEXGASPLHXXARTLRSWLQPXVAMWRFXXXNGITEGFHNKMEMMSRRAYGFRNFENYRLRVLAHCGWDGIINRV, from the coding sequence ATGTCCCACGCAGGAAGAATTATAGGCATACCTGGCCTTGAGATTGAACGGGTAATCCGTAGAAGAGGAATCCAAGTTTGGGCAAAGCCTGTTCACAGGCCACCTTGCAAGCATTGCCAGAGCAAGTGTTTGCGTATTAAAGCGACCTACTTAAGAACGGTGAAACACACCCGTCAGGGCAATCAAGTAATGACCTTGCATTTACGGGTGCCCAAGTACCATTGCCAGGTCTGTAGGCGCNATTTTCGCCATTCCTTTACTGGCATTCGGCCTCGTTTCCGTGCTTCTGAGGCATACCGATTAGAAGTCTTTGAGGCGCACGATGGTGGCGTCACGCAACGTAAGTTATCGCGAACTCATCAGATCAGCCCAGCGACCGTAGAGCGCTGGTATCAGTTCCACATCAGGCAAAAGCGCTCCGAGGGTGACCGACGTTTCTGCCCTCGAGTGCTCGGTATTGATGAGCATTTTTTTACCCGTAAAAAGGGCTATGCCACCACCTTTACGGACCTGAAGCACCACAAGGTCTTCGATGTGAAGCTGGGACGCTCTGAACCGAGCTTGCGCCGCTATTTAAAGGGGCTTGAGGGGCGGGATCGTGTTCAAGTGATGGTGATGGATCTGTCGGAAACCTATCGCAGTATTGCACGTCGCTACTTCCCCAACGCCACCATCGTGGCAGACCGGTTTCATGTGGTGAGGCTGATTAACCAGCACTTTCTAAAAGTCTGGCAACAGCACGATCCAGAAGGAAGAAAGAACCGAGGCTTGATCAGCCTTATGCGTCGGCATCAGTGGAATTTGAGTGATGAACAGCATGCGAATCTCATGAACTATCTGGCGACTTACCCAGTGCTACAGGCGCTGTATGTGGCCAAACAACGGCTCATCCGATTTGTACTNCTNAAGACACTGNCAAGGAAAAGAGCGAAAGCTAAATTGCCGGCGTTTATGGCCTTGATTGAAGAGNTAGGNGCCAGCCCNCTACATANCNTNGCTAGAACATTGCGATCATGGTTACAGCCGATNGTGGCCATGTGGCGNTTCANTAANAGNAATGGNATTACCGAAGGCTTCCACAACAAGATGGAAATGATGTCACGGCGAGCGTATGGTTTTAGAAACTTTGAAAATTATCGATTACGAGTGCTGGCCCATTGTGGATGGGACGGTATTATAAACAGGGTTTGA
- a CDS encoding fatty acyl-CoA reductase: MNTHKDVSQTLKLLKGKHILITGTTGFVGKVMLEKIMRTIPDIGGVYLLIRGSKKHINAESRFANEIATSSVFEFLKLNTPEYFNDFCHSKVHCISGEITEHQFGLPRVEFRQLASKVDAVVNCAASVNFREELDRALNINTISLRNIIEMSDLAGNVPVIQVSTCYVNGFNEGHIHETVTVPRHADIPRHKEGYFEVGNLIEELEFKISQTKAKYSGKALKRELIDLGIREANAYGWNDTYTFTKWLGEQLLLKSLRGYSLTLLRPSIIESTLREPSPGWIEGVKVADAILLAYAKEKVSFFPGKRSGVIDVIPADLVSNSILLSLAEQFKNPGNQHIYQCCSGSANPLTLGAFIDHLMAEAKENHGSYDKLFLRQPRKPFIAVNRKLFSAITLCLSVILSVISQTLVKLGMKRGLKARRNLDAAMALSTVFSFYTEPNYIFHNNKLLDLAKRMGSADQALFPVDSNAINWETYLRKVHMAGLNCYALKGRKQTNHLPSAVVINTTQEQAA, from the coding sequence ATGAATACACACAAGGACGTTTCTCAAACCCTTAAGCTACTCAAAGGGAAGCATATACTTATTACCGGCACCACAGGCTTTGTGGGCAAAGTAATGCTTGAGAAAATAATGCGCACGATCCCCGACATCGGGGGCGTATACCTGCTCATCAGAGGCTCCAAAAAACACATCAACGCCGAGAGCCGCTTCGCCAACGAAATTGCAACATCATCAGTATTCGAATTTCTAAAATTAAACACGCCAGAGTACTTTAATGATTTTTGTCATAGCAAAGTACACTGCATCAGCGGGGAAATCACCGAGCATCAATTCGGGCTTCCACGAGTAGAGTTCAGACAGCTGGCCTCAAAAGTGGATGCCGTTGTTAACTGTGCCGCCAGTGTTAATTTCCGCGAGGAGCTAGACCGCGCGCTAAACATCAACACCATTAGCCTGCGGAACATTATTGAGATGTCAGATTTGGCGGGTAACGTCCCCGTCATTCAAGTCTCCACTTGCTACGTCAACGGCTTTAATGAAGGCCACATTCACGAAACGGTCACCGTTCCACGTCATGCGGACATCCCGCGCCATAAAGAAGGCTACTTTGAAGTTGGCAATCTAATTGAAGAGCTAGAATTTAAAATCAGCCAAACAAAAGCAAAATATTCCGGAAAGGCTTTGAAAAGAGAGCTTATCGATCTTGGTATTCGCGAAGCCAACGCCTACGGCTGGAATGACACTTACACCTTTACAAAATGGCTTGGTGAGCAACTCCTATTAAAATCTCTGCGTGGCTACTCTCTCACCCTACTTCGCCCCTCGATAATAGAAAGCACCCTCAGAGAACCCTCTCCAGGCTGGATCGAGGGCGTTAAAGTTGCCGACGCTATCTTGCTCGCCTATGCAAAAGAAAAGGTGAGTTTTTTCCCTGGCAAACGAAGTGGCGTTATTGACGTTATCCCCGCTGACTTAGTCTCTAACAGCATCTTATTATCACTCGCCGAGCAGTTTAAAAACCCCGGCAATCAACACATTTATCAGTGCTGCAGCGGCTCCGCCAACCCTTTAACCCTAGGCGCATTCATAGACCACCTTATGGCCGAGGCAAAAGAAAACCACGGCAGTTACGACAAGCTGTTTTTACGGCAACCGCGTAAACCCTTTATTGCCGTTAATAGAAAACTGTTCTCAGCAATTACACTATGTCTAAGTGTCATCCTTTCCGTGATTAGCCAAACCCTCGTGAAATTAGGCATGAAACGAGGACTAAAAGCGCGGCGTAATCTCGATGCAGCAATGGCCTTGTCCACGGTATTTTCATTCTATACAGAACCAAATTACATCTTTCACAACAACAAGCTATTGGACTTAGCAAAACGCATGGGAAGCGCCGATCAAGCCCTGTTTCCCGTAGATTCCAATGCAATCAACTGGGAAACCTATTTACGAAAAGTCCACATGGCAGGCCTAAACTGTTACGCCTTAAAAGGTCGCAAACAAACCAATCACCTGCCTAGCGCAGTGGTAATTAACACAACACAGGAACAAGCTGCATAA